In Neorhizobium galegae, the following proteins share a genomic window:
- a CDS encoding methyl-accepting chemotaxis protein has protein sequence MALSVRFQILLPLILSILAGLGAAALVGSQAIDGQAQVERVVQDAIAAKTLAARTGAQFENVSGVVANLLAMTTFVSVEEVKKRFDTTNGALETTLAEFNRNSLSPAVSDNVKNLTELHAAWRSNVRIMLGLDHSNAIPTAEQLTRSRTAILAKILDINTVVDKAASDRVASAGDTLETEIRNELTTAAALAVVGIVILLFVAQRIAGPIVRITASMKLLAGGNIEVVVPKRRGAKEIRAMIDALAVFRENARMRDTLEKDAQSQTASLANVSAEARLLQSQVRGVVNKATEGDFSGRVNGPFDRPEHHELAQSLNTLISSFEGGLNETSRVLDALANADLTIRFEGVHKGAFAELQNNANAVTSRLSAVVSRLADACASVSASSDEILRGTTELNGRSTRQSSMLQTTAVTTNAVAETVGQNSKRAGEATSVISDTSHMAENGSQVMNGAESAMAQITVSSGKISEIIGVIEDVAFQTNLLALNAGVEAARAGESGRGFAVVATEVRSLAQSTANASNEVKALIQKSQAEVKAGAELVRQASEQFSQIVSSIAFVSSLSSQITSESNNQSANLRQLSSAMKDLDELNAHSNRLVGDLSASTERTSREMEALAEIVNLFRIDNRGQSRARSERAA, from the coding sequence ATGGCACTTTCAGTCCGATTCCAAATCCTTCTTCCCCTCATTCTCTCCATTCTCGCGGGCCTGGGTGCTGCCGCTCTCGTCGGATCGCAGGCGATCGACGGCCAGGCGCAGGTGGAACGCGTCGTGCAAGACGCAATCGCCGCCAAGACGCTGGCTGCAAGGACCGGAGCACAGTTCGAGAACGTGTCAGGCGTGGTCGCAAATCTCCTGGCGATGACGACGTTTGTTTCGGTCGAAGAGGTCAAAAAGCGGTTTGACACGACAAATGGCGCCTTGGAGACGACGCTTGCCGAGTTCAACCGCAATTCGCTGTCGCCTGCCGTTTCCGACAACGTCAAAAATCTCACCGAACTGCATGCTGCATGGCGCAGCAATGTGCGTATCATGCTCGGACTCGATCACTCGAACGCTATTCCGACGGCCGAGCAGCTTACCCGCTCGCGCACGGCCATATTGGCAAAGATCCTCGACATCAACACGGTTGTGGACAAGGCAGCATCCGACAGGGTTGCGTCAGCCGGCGACACGCTTGAGACCGAGATACGCAACGAACTGACGACCGCCGCCGCACTCGCGGTGGTGGGCATCGTCATTCTGCTGTTCGTCGCCCAGCGGATTGCCGGTCCGATCGTGCGGATCACCGCGTCTATGAAGCTGCTTGCGGGCGGCAACATCGAGGTCGTCGTGCCAAAACGTCGGGGCGCCAAGGAAATTCGCGCCATGATCGATGCCCTGGCCGTATTCCGTGAAAATGCCCGAATGCGTGATACCTTGGAGAAGGACGCGCAATCCCAGACCGCCAGTCTCGCAAATGTCTCGGCGGAAGCCAGGCTGCTGCAGAGCCAGGTGCGCGGCGTTGTCAACAAGGCCACCGAGGGCGATTTCTCCGGTCGCGTCAACGGTCCATTCGACCGTCCCGAACATCACGAGCTGGCTCAGAGCCTCAATACGCTGATATCGAGCTTCGAAGGCGGGCTCAACGAAACCAGCCGCGTCCTGGATGCACTTGCCAATGCCGACCTGACGATCCGGTTCGAAGGTGTCCACAAAGGCGCATTTGCCGAGCTTCAGAACAATGCGAACGCCGTAACGAGCCGCCTCTCGGCGGTCGTGTCACGCCTGGCCGACGCTTGCGCGTCCGTCTCGGCATCCAGCGACGAGATTCTGCGTGGAACCACCGAATTGAACGGGCGGTCTACACGTCAGTCGTCGATGCTTCAGACAACGGCTGTGACAACAAACGCTGTTGCCGAAACCGTCGGCCAGAACTCCAAGCGTGCGGGTGAGGCCACCAGCGTGATTTCGGATACCAGCCACATGGCTGAAAACGGCAGCCAGGTCATGAACGGCGCGGAAAGCGCCATGGCGCAGATCACCGTCTCCTCCGGCAAGATCTCCGAAATCATCGGGGTCATCGAGGATGTCGCATTCCAAACAAACCTGCTGGCGCTCAACGCAGGTGTCGAAGCTGCGCGTGCCGGCGAAAGCGGGAGAGGATTCGCGGTCGTCGCAACCGAGGTGCGCTCTCTCGCCCAGTCGACTGCCAATGCTTCCAACGAAGTAAAAGCGCTCATTCAGAAAAGCCAGGCGGAGGTGAAGGCAGGCGCAGAACTGGTCCGCCAGGCGAGCGAGCAGTTTTCCCAGATCGTCTCGTCCATCGCATTCGTCTCTTCGCTTTCCAGCCAGATAACCAGCGAGAGCAACAATCAAAGTGCCAACCTTCGGCAATTGTCGAGCGCGATGAAAGATCTCGATGAGCTCAATGCCCATAGCAACCGGCTCGTTGGTGACCTTTCAGCCTCCACCGAGAGGACGAGCCGGGAAATGGAGGCACTGGCCGAGATCGTCAATCTGTTCCGCATCGACAATCGGGGGCAATCCCGCGCCAGATCGGAGCGGGCTGCTTGA
- a CDS encoding cytochrome-c peroxidase, with protein MRLSVLCIALFAAVSFQGATAGNLADFKRPLAIPFDKVTPYSLQLATLGKMLFFDPRLSGAKNMNCASCHNPSFGFEVPVKTPVGAANTHLSRQAPTILNVAWTTSLFWDGRAPTLEAQAAGPITAPAEMNGKLDQIVADLRDISDYDNWFKQIFPDKGATQETLLAAIATYERTVVSAWSPFDRWVDGDQAAVSDSAKRGFELFTGKANCSVCHTGWNFTDHKFHNTGLVTSDIGRGKLEPNNPKALYAFKTPSLRNTLYRGPYMHNGSLATMEDVIAHYESGGAESPSRSDHISPFFVTDHEREDLIAFLKTLTPEQQDLLLPTLPN; from the coding sequence ATGCGCCTTTCGGTTCTCTGCATCGCCCTCTTCGCAGCCGTGTCATTCCAAGGCGCGACAGCTGGCAATCTTGCCGATTTCAAGCGGCCTCTCGCGATTCCCTTCGACAAGGTGACGCCCTATTCGTTGCAGTTGGCGACGCTCGGAAAGATGTTGTTTTTCGATCCGCGGCTGTCGGGCGCGAAAAACATGAACTGCGCCAGCTGCCACAATCCGTCCTTCGGGTTCGAGGTGCCCGTCAAGACGCCGGTGGGTGCAGCCAACACACATCTGTCCCGGCAGGCACCGACAATTCTGAACGTTGCGTGGACCACTTCCCTGTTCTGGGATGGTCGTGCGCCAACGCTCGAGGCGCAAGCCGCAGGACCAATCACGGCACCCGCGGAGATGAACGGCAAGCTTGACCAGATTGTCGCCGATCTGCGAGACATTTCCGACTACGACAACTGGTTCAAGCAGATATTCCCGGACAAGGGCGCGACGCAGGAGACCCTGTTGGCGGCGATCGCGACCTATGAACGCACCGTTGTCTCCGCGTGGTCGCCGTTCGATCGCTGGGTGGACGGCGACCAGGCCGCGGTCTCGGACAGCGCCAAGCGCGGGTTTGAACTTTTCACCGGCAAAGCAAATTGCTCGGTTTGTCACACAGGTTGGAATTTCACCGACCACAAGTTTCACAATACGGGACTGGTCACAAGCGACATAGGGCGCGGCAAGCTGGAACCGAACAATCCCAAGGCCCTGTACGCTTTCAAGACGCCCAGTCTTCGCAACACTCTTTATCGAGGGCCCTATATGCATAACGGCAGCCTGGCGACCATGGAGGACGTGATTGCCCACTACGAAAGCGGCGGTGCCGAAAGTCCGTCACGCTCGGATCACATATCCCCATTTTTCGTGACCGATCACGAGCGGGAAGACCTGATCGCTTTCCTGAAGACCCTCACTCCCGAGCAGCAGGATTTGCTCCTGCCGACCTTACCAAACTGA
- a CDS encoding BMP family lipoprotein: MKKTLLSLIAMAAMSATALAADIKPALVYGTGGKFDKSFNEAASVGAERFKKETGIDFRDFEPTSDTQGEQAIRNFASRGFNPVVAVSFAWTSAMEKVAAEFPDTKFAIVDSVVNLKNVRSILYKEEEGSYLVGLLAGMASKTGKVGFVGGMDIPLIRKFGCGYVQGVKAAKPDAQVFQNMTGTTGAAWNDPVRGGELTKNQIDQGADVVYAAAGATGLGVLQTAADNKKLSIGVDSNQNHLHPGSVLTSMVKRVDLAVYNAFKDTKEDKFTAGIQALGVKEDGVAYALDDNNKALITPEMKTAVEKAKADIIAGTIKVHDYMSNKACNK; encoded by the coding sequence ATGAAGAAAACCCTTTTGAGCCTCATTGCCATGGCTGCCATGTCGGCAACCGCGCTTGCCGCGGATATCAAGCCGGCGCTGGTCTATGGCACGGGCGGCAAGTTCGACAAATCCTTCAACGAAGCCGCTTCCGTCGGCGCCGAAAGGTTCAAGAAGGAAACGGGGATCGACTTCCGGGATTTCGAACCGACTAGCGACACCCAGGGCGAGCAGGCTATCCGCAACTTCGCAAGCCGCGGCTTCAACCCGGTGGTCGCCGTATCGTTCGCCTGGACCTCGGCCATGGAAAAGGTCGCGGCCGAGTTCCCGGACACCAAGTTCGCGATCGTCGATTCCGTCGTCAACCTGAAGAACGTCCGCTCTATCCTCTATAAGGAGGAAGAAGGTTCCTACCTCGTCGGCCTTCTCGCCGGCATGGCGTCGAAGACCGGCAAGGTCGGTTTCGTTGGCGGCATGGATATCCCGCTGATCCGCAAGTTCGGCTGCGGTTATGTCCAGGGCGTCAAGGCGGCCAAGCCCGATGCGCAGGTCTTCCAGAACATGACCGGCACGACCGGTGCTGCCTGGAACGATCCGGTCCGTGGCGGCGAACTCACCAAGAACCAGATCGATCAGGGCGCCGACGTCGTTTACGCGGCTGCCGGCGCAACCGGCCTCGGCGTGCTGCAGACCGCTGCTGACAACAAGAAGCTGTCGATCGGCGTCGATTCCAACCAGAACCACCTGCATCCGGGTTCGGTTCTGACGTCGATGGTCAAGCGCGTCGATCTCGCCGTCTACAATGCCTTCAAGGACACCAAGGAAGACAAGTTCACGGCCGGCATCCAGGCTCTCGGCGTCAAGGAGGACGGCGTTGCCTACGCGCTCGACGACAACAACAAGGCACTGATCACGCCTGAAATGAAGACCGCTGTTGAAAAGGCCAAGGCCGACATCATCGCCGGCACCATCAAGGTGCACGACTACATGTCGAACAAAGCCTGCAACAAGTAA
- a CDS encoding ABC transporter ATP-binding protein: MSLDSPKEPAIELVGIDKKFGTVHANKNINLTVAKGSIHGIIGENGAGKSTLMSILYGFYQADHGEIRISGKPVTIRDSQAAIAVGIGMVHQHFMLVENFTVLENVMLGAEGGQLLAKGVASARKELKRLEDDYGLEVDPDAVIEELPVGSQQRVEILKALYRGADILILDEPTGVLTPPEADHLFKVLRVLRDQGKTIILITHKLREIMAITDTVSVMRRGEMVATRKTAETTVEELAELMVGRRVLLHVEKGTAHPGAVLMSVRNLTVKDSRGVTMVDNVSFDVRAGEIVGIAGVAGNGQSELLEAIAGIRKPSSGEIFIDGKPVAGVDPAGLRDLGLAHIPEDRHHMGLVLKFEEYENSILGYHRDPRYGRGPLLDIDAMRKDAEEKIVKYDIRPPNPRLRTANFSGGNQQKIVVAREIERDPKMLIIGQPTRGVDIGAIEFIHKRIIEMRDAGKAVLLVSVELDEIRSLSDRILVMFAGKIVGEKSSEAGEQTLGLMMAGIAA, from the coding sequence TTGAGCCTCGATTCTCCGAAGGAGCCCGCGATCGAGCTTGTCGGCATCGACAAGAAATTCGGTACGGTACACGCGAACAAGAACATCAATCTGACGGTCGCCAAAGGTTCGATCCACGGTATCATCGGGGAGAATGGTGCCGGCAAATCGACCCTGATGTCGATCCTTTATGGCTTCTACCAGGCCGACCATGGGGAAATCCGCATTTCGGGAAAGCCGGTGACGATCCGGGATAGCCAGGCAGCGATCGCTGTGGGCATCGGCATGGTGCATCAGCACTTCATGCTGGTCGAGAATTTCACCGTGCTGGAAAACGTCATGCTCGGCGCCGAAGGCGGCCAGCTCCTCGCCAAGGGCGTTGCCAGCGCCCGCAAGGAACTGAAGCGGCTGGAGGATGATTACGGCCTCGAGGTCGATCCGGATGCGGTCATCGAGGAACTGCCGGTCGGCAGCCAGCAGCGCGTCGAAATCTTGAAGGCGCTTTATCGCGGCGCCGACATCCTCATTCTTGACGAGCCGACCGGAGTGCTGACCCCGCCGGAGGCCGATCATCTTTTCAAGGTCCTGCGCGTGCTGCGCGATCAGGGCAAGACGATCATCCTCATCACCCACAAGCTGCGCGAGATCATGGCGATCACCGACACGGTGTCCGTCATGCGCCGCGGCGAAATGGTCGCGACCCGCAAGACCGCCGAAACGACCGTCGAAGAGCTCGCCGAGCTGATGGTCGGCCGTCGCGTCCTGCTGCACGTCGAAAAGGGCACGGCCCATCCGGGAGCGGTCCTGATGTCGGTCAGGAACCTGACGGTCAAGGACAGCCGCGGCGTCACCATGGTCGATAACGTCTCCTTCGACGTGCGCGCCGGCGAGATCGTCGGCATCGCGGGCGTCGCCGGCAATGGCCAGTCGGAGCTCCTCGAAGCGATCGCCGGCATCCGCAAGCCGTCGTCCGGCGAGATCTTCATCGATGGCAAGCCCGTCGCCGGTGTCGATCCGGCGGGCCTGCGCGATCTCGGGCTTGCGCATATCCCCGAAGACCGCCACCACATGGGCCTGGTCCTGAAATTCGAGGAATACGAAAACTCGATCCTCGGTTATCACCGCGATCCCAGATACGGCCGCGGCCCGTTGCTGGATATCGACGCGATGAGGAAGGATGCCGAGGAGAAGATCGTCAAATACGACATCCGCCCGCCGAACCCGCGGTTGCGGACCGCCAATTTCTCGGGCGGCAACCAGCAGAAGATCGTCGTGGCGCGCGAGATAGAGCGCGATCCGAAAATGCTGATCATCGGTCAGCCGACCCGCGGCGTCGATATCGGCGCCATCGAATTCATCCACAAGCGGATTATCGAGATGCGCGATGCCGGCAAGGCGGTGCTGCTGGTCTCGGTGGAGCTCGATGAGATCCGCTCGCTCTCCGACCGCATCCTGGTGATGTTCGCTGGCAAGATCGTCGGCGAAAAGTCGAGCGAGGCGGGCGAACAGACGCTGGGCCTGATGATGGCCGGGATCGCCGCATGA
- a CDS encoding ABC transporter permease — MSTASVPLPAWINYGLIPLLNLVLAFFFSGLVVWAIGESPFEALQLLLIGALGRGEGIGFTLFYTTSFIFTGLSVAVAIHAGLFNIGSEGQAYLGGLGAALVALAMDRYVPWYVTMPFAVIGAALFGAACAAIPAWLQAKRGSHIVITTIMFNFIVSSLMNYMLVRLLIVPGKMAPETRTFLPGGQLPKLDWLIAAFGGKIGAAPLNFSFLIALIMCFLVWVLIWRTKLGYEMRTLGISPTAASYAGVRYSKIVMITMLISGGLAGMMALNPVMGASARLQIEFVGGAGFVGIAVSLMGRNHPAGIILAALLFGILYQGGAELSFDMPGITRDMIVVIQGMVILFAGALEYMLRPSIVRLYQQLTGK, encoded by the coding sequence ATGAGCACCGCATCCGTTCCGCTTCCCGCCTGGATCAATTACGGCCTCATTCCGCTGCTCAATCTCGTCCTGGCCTTCTTCTTTTCCGGCCTGGTCGTCTGGGCGATCGGCGAAAGCCCGTTCGAGGCGCTGCAGCTGCTGTTGATCGGCGCGCTCGGCCGTGGCGAGGGCATCGGTTTCACGCTGTTCTACACGACGAGCTTCATCTTCACCGGCCTTTCGGTGGCGGTCGCGATCCATGCCGGCCTGTTCAACATCGGTTCGGAAGGCCAGGCCTATCTCGGCGGTCTTGGCGCCGCGCTGGTGGCGCTCGCCATGGACCGCTATGTGCCCTGGTATGTCACCATGCCTTTCGCGGTGATCGGCGCTGCGCTGTTCGGTGCGGCCTGTGCCGCCATTCCCGCCTGGCTGCAGGCCAAGCGCGGCAGCCATATCGTCATCACCACCATCATGTTCAATTTCATCGTCTCGTCGCTGATGAACTACATGCTGGTGCGCCTGCTGATCGTGCCTGGCAAGATGGCGCCGGAAACCCGCACCTTCCTGCCCGGCGGCCAGCTTCCCAAGCTCGACTGGCTGATCGCCGCGTTCGGTGGCAAGATCGGCGCAGCCCCGCTCAATTTCTCCTTCCTGATCGCGCTGATCATGTGCTTCCTGGTCTGGGTACTGATCTGGCGCACGAAACTCGGTTATGAAATGCGCACGCTCGGCATTAGCCCGACGGCTGCGAGTTACGCCGGCGTCCGCTATTCCAAGATCGTCATGATCACCATGCTGATCTCCGGCGGCCTTGCCGGCATGATGGCGCTGAACCCGGTGATGGGCGCTTCCGCCCGCCTGCAGATCGAATTCGTCGGGGGCGCCGGCTTCGTCGGCATCGCCGTCTCGCTGATGGGCCGTAATCATCCGGCAGGCATCATCCTGGCGGCGCTCCTCTTCGGCATTCTCTATCAGGGCGGGGCCGAACTCTCCTTCGACATGCCGGGCATCACCCGCGACATGATCGTCGTCATCCAGGGCATGGTGATCCTGTTCGCCGGTGCGCTGGAATACATGCTGCGCCCGTCCATCGTCCGGCTCTACCAGCAGCTCACCGGGAAGTAG
- a CDS encoding ABC transporter permease, whose product MDYFDIFISILGSAVRLSIPLLFTALAGLFSERAGIFDIGLEGKMLASAFAAACVAYWTGNAWFGLLGGIGVSIVFSFVHGFASITNRGNQIVSGVALNFVAAGLTIVLGQAWFRQGGRTGQVPPEGRFSSIVLPGADMMRDVPIIGPLYVNVISGNNILTYIAFLMVPISWWVLYRTRFGLRLRAVGENPGAVDTAGISVAWMRYRSLIVAGFLCGFAGTYLSIAQSAAFINNMSAGKGYIALAALIFAKWKPVPVMLACLLFGFLDAFANFMQGKSLPLIGEVPVQIFQALPYILTCVLLAGFIGAARPPKAGGVPYTKER is encoded by the coding sequence ATGGATTATTTCGATATTTTCATCAGCATTCTCGGCTCGGCGGTTCGCCTTTCGATCCCGCTTCTGTTCACGGCGCTTGCCGGCCTCTTTTCGGAACGCGCCGGCATTTTCGATATCGGCCTGGAAGGCAAGATGCTGGCCTCCGCCTTCGCGGCAGCCTGCGTCGCCTACTGGACCGGCAATGCCTGGTTCGGCCTGCTCGGCGGCATCGGTGTGTCGATCGTATTTTCCTTCGTGCACGGCTTTGCCTCGATCACCAACCGCGGTAACCAGATCGTCTCCGGCGTGGCGCTGAACTTCGTTGCCGCCGGTCTGACGATCGTGCTCGGCCAGGCCTGGTTCAGGCAGGGCGGGCGCACGGGGCAGGTGCCGCCCGAGGGCCGCTTCTCTTCCATCGTCCTGCCGGGCGCCGACATGATGCGCGATGTGCCGATCATCGGCCCGCTTTATGTCAACGTGATCTCCGGCAACAACATCCTCACCTATATCGCCTTCCTGATGGTGCCGATCTCCTGGTGGGTTCTCTACCGCACCCGTTTCGGCTTGCGTCTGCGCGCCGTGGGTGAAAATCCGGGTGCGGTGGATACCGCCGGCATTTCGGTTGCGTGGATGCGCTATCGCTCGCTGATCGTCGCCGGATTCCTCTGCGGTTTCGCAGGCACCTACCTGTCGATCGCCCAATCGGCCGCCTTCATCAACAACATGTCGGCCGGCAAGGGGTATATCGCGCTCGCGGCGCTGATCTTCGCCAAGTGGAAGCCGGTGCCGGTCATGCTCGCCTGCCTGCTCTTCGGTTTCCTCGATGCGTTCGCCAATTTCATGCAGGGCAAGTCACTGCCGCTGATCGGCGAAGTGCCGGTACAGATTTTCCAGGCGCTGCCCTATATCCTCACCTGCGTATTGCTCGCCGGTTTCATCGGCGCCGCTCGTCCGCCCAAGGCCGGCGGCGTGCCCTATACCAAGGAGCGTTGA
- a CDS encoding cytidine deaminase, translating into MSHDLFEAARDAMAKAHAPYSKFPVGVAIRADDGKVYLGANIENISFPQGWCAEPTAIGAMIMGGGKKIVELAVIAEKLALCSPCGGCRQKIAEFASADTRIYLCDDLGVQKTVTMTELLPFAFETDVIG; encoded by the coding sequence ATGTCCCACGACCTTTTCGAAGCCGCCCGCGACGCGATGGCCAAGGCTCACGCCCCCTACTCGAAATTTCCGGTGGGCGTGGCGATCCGCGCCGATGACGGCAAGGTCTATCTTGGCGCGAATATCGAGAACATCTCCTTCCCTCAGGGGTGGTGCGCCGAGCCGACGGCGATCGGCGCAATGATCATGGGCGGGGGAAAGAAGATCGTCGAACTGGCGGTGATCGCCGAAAAGCTGGCGCTCTGCTCGCCCTGCGGCGGCTGCCGGCAAAAGATCGCCGAGTTCGCCTCCGCCGATACCCGCATCTATCTCTGCGACGATCTCGGCGTGCAGAAGACCGTCACCATGACGGAGCTCCTGCCTTTTGCTTTCGAAACCGACGTGATCGGCTGA
- a CDS encoding purine-nucleoside phosphorylase — translation MRQVIDLLVNRLNGLMPRHAIVLGSGLGSLVDQVTEAVRIPYGALEGFPVSGVTGHAGEIVAGHLGAEPVIMLSGRAHYYEHGDAKVMRFPIEVMKGLGVQSLILTNSAGSLREDMPPGSVMQISDHINYSGMNPLIGEEGDGRFVGMTTAYDADLALDMRNAAIRCGVPLFSGVYMWFSGPSFETPAEIRMARTLGADAVGMSTVPEVILARYFGLKVAAASVITNFGAGMTGAELSHAETKDMAPVGGQRLAAILKEMLA, via the coding sequence ATGAGGCAAGTCATCGACCTGCTCGTCAATCGCCTGAACGGCCTGATGCCGCGCCACGCGATCGTGCTCGGCTCCGGCCTCGGTTCGCTGGTGGACCAGGTAACGGAGGCTGTCCGCATCCCTTATGGCGCGCTGGAGGGCTTTCCTGTGAGCGGCGTCACGGGCCATGCGGGCGAGATCGTCGCCGGTCATCTCGGAGCGGAGCCGGTCATCATGCTGTCCGGCCGCGCCCATTATTACGAACACGGCGACGCCAAGGTGATGCGCTTTCCGATCGAGGTGATGAAGGGCCTCGGAGTCCAGTCGCTGATCCTCACCAACTCGGCAGGCTCTCTCAGGGAAGATATGCCGCCAGGCTCGGTGATGCAGATTTCCGACCACATCAACTATTCCGGCATGAACCCGCTGATCGGCGAGGAAGGCGACGGGCGTTTTGTCGGCATGACCACCGCCTATGATGCGGACCTCGCGCTCGACATGCGCAATGCGGCGATCCGTTGCGGCGTGCCGCTGTTTTCCGGGGTCTATATGTGGTTCTCCGGACCGAGCTTCGAGACGCCGGCGGAAATCCGCATGGCGCGCACGCTTGGCGCCGACGCGGTCGGTATGTCGACGGTACCGGAAGTCATCCTCGCGCGCTATTTCGGGCTCAAGGTCGCAGCCGCGTCGGTCATCACCAATTTCGGCGCAGGCATGACCGGTGCGGAGCTCAGCCACGCGGAAACCAAGGACATGGCCCCCGTCGGAGGGCAGCGACTGGCGGCTATTCTGAAAGAAATGTTGGCCTGA
- the deoC gene encoding deoxyribose-phosphate aldolase, whose product MELLSPREAAAFALSLLDLTNLRDDCDNAAIEKLCLRSQTPYGNTAAICIWPRFVAHARQILGPEHPVRIATVVNFPSGDLAVATVIEETRLAIEDGADEIDVVIPYRKLLAGHEAAVTEMVEAVRAACPDACLKVILETGELKDSALIRRGSELAIAAGADFIKTSTGKVAVNATLEAADIMLQAIRDSKKRVGFKPAGGISTVVDADLYFRLAETIMAPNWIMPSTFRFGASSLLDDILGVLSGGTTVRASSGY is encoded by the coding sequence ATGGAACTCCTGAGCCCGCGTGAGGCGGCAGCCTTCGCGCTATCGCTTCTCGACCTGACGAACCTGCGCGACGACTGCGACAACGCCGCGATCGAGAAACTGTGCCTGCGGTCGCAGACGCCCTATGGCAATACGGCGGCAATCTGCATCTGGCCGCGTTTCGTCGCCCATGCCCGCCAGATCTTAGGCCCCGAACATCCGGTCCGCATCGCGACCGTCGTGAATTTTCCGTCGGGTGATCTGGCCGTCGCGACCGTGATCGAAGAGACGCGGCTGGCGATCGAGGACGGTGCCGACGAGATCGACGTGGTCATTCCCTATCGCAAGCTGCTCGCGGGCCACGAGGCCGCGGTGACCGAAATGGTCGAGGCGGTCCGCGCAGCCTGCCCCGATGCGTGCCTGAAGGTGATCCTGGAGACGGGCGAACTCAAGGACAGCGCGCTGATCCGCCGCGGTTCCGAACTGGCGATTGCCGCCGGCGCCGATTTCATCAAGACATCGACCGGTAAGGTCGCCGTCAACGCGACGCTCGAAGCGGCCGATATCATGCTGCAGGCGATCCGGGATTCGAAAAAGCGGGTCGGCTTCAAGCCTGCCGGCGGGATATCGACTGTCGTCGACGCCGATCTCTACTTCCGGCTTGCCGAAACGATCATGGCTCCGAACTGGATCATGCCGTCCACTTTCCGCTTCGGCGCATCCAGCCTGCTTGACGATATTCTCGGCGTGCTGAGTGGCGGCACCACTGTCCGCGCATCAAGCGGCTACTGA
- the deoA gene encoding thymidine phosphorylase, giving the protein MIPQEIIRRKRDGKVLAGDEIAAFIAALTSEEISEGQAAAFAMAVFFRGMSRDETVALTLAMRDSGTVLNWDSLGRPVADKHSTGGVGDNVSLMLAPIAAACGLAVPMISGRGLGHTGGTLDKLQSIPGYSVMPDEVLFRKVVDEVGCAIIGQTSDLAPADRRLYGIRDVTATVESVPLITASILSKKLAAGLGSLVLDVKVGNGAFMESLGEAETLARSLVEVANGAGVKTAALLTDMNQPLADAAGNALEIVNCLDFLAGLKAGTRLEAVVLAEAAEMLVQAGVARDLSEAEENARLALSSGEAMERFARMVHALGGPVDFCERPDAYLQSAPVRLRVPAPRDGYLAACETRALGLAVVELGGGRKRAADPIDHRVGINELLPLGTQVSEGEPIAMVHAASREDAERIAEDIARFYTISDAPPAATPVILKRIG; this is encoded by the coding sequence ATGATCCCGCAGGAGATCATCCGTCGCAAACGCGACGGAAAAGTCCTCGCCGGCGACGAGATCGCGGCCTTCATTGCGGCCCTGACAAGCGAGGAAATCTCCGAGGGACAGGCGGCTGCCTTCGCCATGGCTGTCTTCTTTCGGGGCATGTCCCGCGATGAGACAGTGGCGCTCACTCTCGCGATGCGTGATTCCGGGACAGTGCTGAATTGGGACAGTCTTGGTCGGCCGGTGGCGGACAAACACTCGACCGGCGGCGTCGGCGACAATGTCTCGCTGATGCTTGCCCCGATCGCGGCGGCTTGCGGCCTTGCTGTTCCGATGATTTCCGGCCGCGGGCTTGGCCATACCGGCGGCACGCTCGACAAGCTGCAGTCGATCCCGGGTTACAGCGTCATGCCGGACGAGGTTTTGTTCCGCAAAGTGGTAGACGAGGTTGGCTGTGCCATTATCGGACAGACGAGCGACCTCGCCCCCGCCGACCGCCGGCTCTACGGTATCCGCGATGTGACGGCCACCGTCGAATCCGTGCCGCTGATTACCGCCTCCATCCTCTCCAAGAAACTCGCGGCCGGGCTTGGCAGCCTCGTGCTGGACGTCAAGGTCGGCAACGGCGCCTTCATGGAGAGCTTAGGTGAGGCGGAGACGCTCGCCCGCTCGCTGGTCGAGGTGGCGAATGGAGCGGGCGTGAAGACGGCTGCGCTGCTGACCGACATGAATCAGCCGCTCGCCGATGCGGCCGGCAATGCGCTCGAAATCGTCAACTGTCTCGATTTCTTGGCTGGCCTGAAGGCCGGCACGCGGCTCGAAGCCGTCGTCCTGGCGGAGGCAGCGGAAATGCTGGTTCAGGCAGGTGTGGCGCGTGACCTGTCGGAAGCCGAGGAGAATGCGCGACTGGCCCTGAGCTCCGGCGAAGCGATGGAGCGTTTCGCCCGCATGGTCCATGCGCTCGGCGGACCAGTGGATTTCTGCGAGCGGCCGGATGCCTATCTGCAGAGCGCGCCGGTGCGGTTGCGTGTGCCGGCACCGCGGGATGGATACCTTGCCGCCTGCGAGACCCGCGCCCTCGGCCTGGCCGTGGTCGAACTCGGCGGGGGCCGCAAGCGCGCGGCGGATCCGATCGATCATCGTGTCGGCATCAATGAGCTTCTGCCGCTCGGGACGCAGGTGTCGGAAGGCGAGCCGATCGCCATGGTGCATGCGGCAAGCCGTGAAGATGCCGAGCGGATCGCCGAGGATATCGCCCGTTTCTATACGATCTCAGACGCTCCGCCCGCAGCCACGCCGGTGATCCTCAAGCGCATCGGCTGA